One window of Thalassovita mediterranea genomic DNA carries:
- a CDS encoding UrcA family protein yields the protein MKYIAATAAICLFPAWQAASAQGYGCSELTGGSYAHTCGGSTSATKIIRVERQAYGQPPSPTSHHGSSGHVSGARVGHHPGGYAHHSNSYYGHGGYPVRHADRAATSYGFEWWTSDRYYGHGYRPTTSYETHYPTHHGRNIGVYSGTRSYVTTPVSPCGYTAPRVTTTYTGCGGTVYSSAPRVTTYTAPTTYAAPVTYSSRTTYDSYDARSDAYAYEEAYDYDYTPVVARASGYCAQEITPLGEDRRGRKLYEVCYRDLSPVNDAQAIEILYSRIARAADAACDANRGSLSYQREERRCEANAIERAVYDTGIDALQRHHLISTGQGAPRVTVGPLQRY from the coding sequence ATGAAGTATATTGCCGCGACCGCCGCCATCTGTCTTTTCCCTGCATGGCAGGCTGCTTCCGCGCAGGGCTATGGCTGCTCTGAACTGACCGGGGGCAGCTATGCGCACACGTGTGGCGGCTCCACTTCTGCGACGAAGATCATCCGGGTCGAGCGTCAGGCCTATGGCCAGCCGCCGTCGCCGACCAGCCATCATGGGTCGAGCGGCCATGTGAGCGGTGCGCGCGTCGGGCATCATCCGGGCGGGTATGCGCACCATTCCAACAGCTATTACGGTCACGGTGGATACCCGGTGCGCCATGCCGACCGCGCGGCTACGAGCTATGGTTTTGAATGGTGGACCTCAGACCGGTATTACGGCCACGGCTATCGCCCGACGACCAGCTATGAGACCCACTATCCCACCCATCATGGGCGCAATATCGGCGTCTATAGCGGCACCCGCAGCTATGTGACGACTCCGGTGAGCCCGTGTGGCTACACCGCCCCGCGTGTCACGACGACCTATACCGGCTGTGGTGGCACCGTGTATTCGTCCGCGCCGCGCGTGACGACGTATACAGCGCCAACGACCTACGCAGCGCCTGTCACCTATTCCAGCCGGACGACCTATGACAGCTATGACGCGCGTAGCGACGCCTATGCCTATGAAGAGGCGTATGACTATGACTACACGCCGGTCGTGGCCCGTGCCTCTGGCTATTGCGCCCAGGAAATCACGCCGCTTGGCGAGGATCGCCGCGGGCGTAAGCTCTATGAAGTCTGCTATCGCGACCTCTCTCCGGTGAATGATGCCCAGGCCATTGAAATCCTTTATTCGCGTATTGCGCGAGCGGCTGACGCGGCCTGCGACGCCAATCGCGGCTCGCTATCCTATCAGCGTGAAGAGCGCCGTTGCGAGGCGAATGCCATTGAGCGGGCGGTCTATGATACGGGTATCGATGCGCTGCAGCGTCATCACCTGATCAGCACAGGGCAGGGCGCGCCGCGCGTCACGGTCGGGCCGCTGCAACGCTACTAG
- a CDS encoding EAL domain-containing protein: MYRVLSCLQDDHAFLYVALAVFVCTLGAVCALIVFNRGIESDKETTRRWWAAAAGGVTGLGIWGTHFVAMLGYQPGFEVSFDGVVTVVSALIAIVGFVGTSQLLISGFGPVRRSLSAFMASATLCIMHFYGQSSLKASALMEYDATYIAAAVAIGTIFFAVTYLFGISQTSKWRNVVGVVGTLLAVASVHFVGMAAMKVYPLRGLADSTWTLSRGDLATFVVLGVIAILAAAIIAAGFHKKIAVLRQRETRRINMLANSASEGILIVDAAGLIVEVNKAAEKLAGIPRDRLIGQSALELVDMSACPKDEDSYHETALRTLDGSSIPVDVRVRTMNAEGDREDEGVSIFCIHDLRDRMRQEAEIRELAFNDQLSGLANRESFQRELAASLARSGEEHTAVILFDLDEFKDINDQFGHDAGDRVIFETAARLRALVPAGGMAARLGGDEFVLLTGPKLPVDRISDYASECVRALSLPVQHDEIAIRCGASAGACAITATTKDVGELLKAADRALYAAKSDGRGSARLYDAELHERYEARRDVEVALSRAVENEEFVLHYQPKVCSQTRKVLSYEALIRWERPGHGLVMPNDFIEIAEQSMVVTDIGRWCIREACEAASRWESHLGVSVNLSARQFLDPKLYGDVREALRRTGLAPNRLELEITETAIIHNVQVAANLLQKFKKLGVQIALDDFGTGYSSMRFVQQLPFDRIKIDKSFVLAMETDAKSFAIVDAILRLGHSLSIPVVAEGVETEAQAMKLLEAKCHEFQGFLISHPLPMPASIKDLVEDEARGAA; the protein is encoded by the coding sequence ATGTATCGTGTCCTTTCCTGTCTTCAGGACGACCACGCTTTTCTCTACGTAGCGCTTGCAGTCTTCGTTTGTACTTTGGGCGCTGTCTGCGCGCTGATTGTCTTCAACCGGGGCATTGAAAGCGATAAAGAGACGACGCGGCGGTGGTGGGCAGCTGCCGCAGGGGGTGTGACTGGCCTCGGCATCTGGGGCACGCATTTTGTCGCCATGCTGGGCTACCAGCCCGGATTTGAAGTTTCCTTCGACGGCGTTGTGACCGTTGTGTCTGCGCTGATTGCGATTGTCGGATTTGTCGGCACTTCGCAGCTTCTCATTTCAGGCTTCGGCCCTGTGCGCCGCAGCCTTAGCGCCTTCATGGCAAGCGCTACGCTCTGCATCATGCACTTCTATGGACAGAGCTCGCTGAAGGCCTCTGCGCTGATGGAATATGATGCGACCTACATTGCGGCCGCCGTTGCGATCGGCACGATTTTCTTCGCGGTGACCTATCTCTTCGGCATCAGCCAGACGAGCAAATGGCGCAATGTCGTCGGCGTTGTGGGCACTCTGCTCGCGGTTGCCTCAGTTCACTTCGTCGGTATGGCGGCGATGAAGGTCTACCCGTTGCGCGGGCTCGCGGATTCCACCTGGACGCTGTCGCGCGGTGATCTTGCCACTTTTGTCGTGCTGGGCGTCATTGCCATTCTCGCGGCAGCGATCATCGCGGCAGGCTTTCACAAGAAAATAGCCGTTTTGCGTCAGCGTGAGACCCGCCGGATCAACATGCTGGCAAACTCGGCCTCGGAAGGCATCCTGATTGTTGATGCGGCCGGGCTTATTGTTGAGGTCAATAAGGCTGCAGAAAAGCTTGCAGGCATTCCCCGCGACCGACTGATCGGCCAATCGGCCCTTGAACTCGTCGACATGAGCGCCTGCCCGAAAGATGAGGATAGCTATCACGAGACGGCGCTCAGAACGCTGGATGGAAGCAGCATTCCCGTAGATGTGCGCGTTCGCACGATGAATGCAGAAGGTGACCGTGAAGATGAGGGTGTGAGCATTTTCTGCATCCACGACCTGCGCGACCGTATGCGCCAGGAAGCCGAAATCCGCGAACTGGCCTTCAATGACCAGCTGAGTGGCCTCGCGAACCGGGAATCCTTCCAACGCGAGCTGGCCGCGAGCTTGGCGCGCAGCGGAGAAGAGCACACGGCCGTCATCCTTTTCGACCTTGATGAGTTCAAGGACATCAACGACCAGTTCGGTCATGATGCTGGCGACCGCGTGATCTTTGAAACGGCGGCCCGCTTGCGGGCGCTGGTGCCTGCCGGTGGTATGGCAGCGCGACTGGGCGGCGACGAGTTTGTGCTGCTGACCGGCCCGAAGCTTCCTGTTGACCGGATCAGTGACTATGCGAGCGAATGCGTGCGCGCGCTGTCGCTTCCGGTGCAACATGATGAGATTGCCATACGCTGCGGTGCGAGTGCCGGTGCCTGTGCAATTACAGCAACGACGAAGGATGTCGGCGAGCTGTTGAAAGCCGCTGACCGGGCCCTCTATGCGGCCAAGTCAGACGGTCGCGGCAGTGCACGCCTCTATGATGCTGAGCTGCACGAGCGCTATGAAGCGCGCCGCGACGTCGAAGTGGCCCTGTCCCGCGCCGTCGAGAATGAAGAATTCGTGCTTCACTACCAGCCCAAGGTCTGTTCGCAGACGCGCAAGGTACTGTCCTACGAAGCCCTGATCCGCTGGGAACGGCCGGGGCACGGTCTCGTCATGCCGAACGATTTCATCGAGATCGCAGAGCAGAGCATGGTCGTCACCGATATCGGCCGCTGGTGCATTCGCGAGGCTTGTGAGGCCGCGTCACGCTGGGAGTCGCACCTCGGTGTCTCGGTGAACCTGTCTGCGCGCCAGTTCCTGGACCCAAAGCTGTATGGCGATGTGCGCGAGGCGCTGCGCCGGACGGGGCTCGCGCCGAACCGCCTCGAGCTTGAGATCACCGAGACGGCGATCATTCACAATGTACAGGTGGCGGCGAACCTGCTGCAGAAATTCAAGAAACTCGGCGTGCAGATTGCGCTCGACGATTTCGGCACCGGCTACTCCTCGATGCGGTTCGTCCAGCAGCTGCCGTTTGATCGCATCAAGATCGACAAGTCCTTCGTCCTCGCCATGGAAACGGACGCCAAATCCTTCGCCATCGTGGATGCCATCCTGCGGCTCGGGCACAGCCTGTCTATCCCGGTTGTTGCTGAAGGCGTGGAGACAGAAGCGCAGGCGATGAAACTTCTCGAGGCCAAGTGCCACGAGTTTCAGGGCTTCCTGATCAGCCATCCGCTGCCGATGCCAGCCTCCATCAAGGACCTGGTTGAAGACGAAGCACGCGGCGCAGCCTGA
- the kdsA gene encoding 3-deoxy-8-phosphooctulonate synthase: MKTLSLPGHDITIGEGHPLTVMAGMNVLESRDLAMRICEHLKTVCERLELPYVFKASFDKANRSSIKSYRGPGLDEGLRILSDVKEDFGVPVVTDYHTPEQAAPVAEVAEIIQIPAFLCRQTDLVVAGAEAVLASGGWLHVKKAQFLAPWDCKNIITKIGEVTGEARNPTILCERGSSFGYNNLVVDMLGIPAMKALGVPVTIDATHAVQLPGADPRTSGGSTGGRREGVAIIAQSAIAAGADGVFLEFHEDPDKALCDGPSCLDLAEAETLLSKLKAIHSIAAG; encoded by the coding sequence ATGAAAACGCTTTCCCTTCCGGGTCATGACATAACCATTGGAGAGGGCCACCCTCTTACCGTCATGGCTGGCATGAATGTTCTTGAGAGCCGCGATCTTGCCATGAGGATCTGCGAGCATCTGAAGACCGTCTGCGAGCGGCTGGAGCTTCCCTACGTCTTCAAGGCGAGCTTCGACAAGGCGAACCGCTCTTCCATCAAGTCCTATCGTGGGCCGGGCCTCGATGAAGGCCTGCGCATCTTGTCCGACGTCAAGGAAGACTTCGGTGTCCCGGTCGTCACCGATTATCATACGCCAGAGCAGGCTGCCCCCGTTGCTGAGGTCGCAGAGATTATCCAGATCCCGGCCTTCCTCTGCCGCCAGACGGACCTCGTCGTTGCAGGCGCGGAAGCCGTGTTGGCGAGCGGTGGTTGGCTGCATGTGAAGAAGGCGCAATTCCTGGCGCCATGGGACTGTAAGAACATCATCACCAAGATTGGCGAAGTGACGGGTGAGGCCCGCAATCCGACCATTCTGTGTGAGCGGGGTTCGAGCTTTGGCTATAATAACCTCGTTGTCGACATGCTGGGCATTCCGGCGATGAAGGCGCTTGGCGTGCCGGTGACGATTGACGCGACCCACGCTGTTCAGCTGCCGGGCGCTGATCCGCGCACATCTGGCGGGTCGACCGGTGGGCGCCGCGAAGGCGTGGCCATCATTGCGCAATCAGCGATTGCAGCCGGCGCGGATGGTGTCTTCCTGGAGTTTCACGAAGACCCCGACAAGGCGCTCTGCGATGGGCCAAGCTGTCTGGATCTGGCCGAGGCTGAGACGCTTCTTTCAAAGCTGAAAGCGATCCATTCCATCGCCGCAGGCTGA
- a CDS encoding ABC transporter ATP-binding protein produces MTNPILSVRDLKIDFDTPDGTVHAVKGTSFDVAPGECLGIVGESGSGKSQSALAAMGLIAENGTVTGSINFQGTEMVGAKAKTLRQIRGAQMSMIFQDPLTSLTPHLTVGAQMREVLALHKNMKGDEATKRCVDWLEQVRIPEARRRLDQFPHELSGGMRQRVMVAIAMLCNPKLLLADEPTTALDVTVQAQVLDLMYDLKKDTGTGIVLITHDMGVVARMCDRVIVMRHGEIVETGSSDDIFYKPQHEYTKMLLNAVPRIDQPNREGRPKLGEPPAQAEEPIVKARDVKVQFPVNVGGGLFGKTKMLKAVDGVSFDLRAGETLGVVGESGCGKSTLARAVLKLVPQSAGTVAWMGRDITQAGRKEMNSLREDLQIVFQDPLASLDPRMTIGQSIAEPLTVHKPQMSKAEREKMVRDFLPRVGLEPHLINRYPHELSGGQNQRVGIARAMILRPKLLICDEAVSALDVSVQAQVVDLLIDLQKEFGLAMIFISHDLSVVREISHRVMVLYLGKVVEVAGRTAIYEDARHPYTKALISAVPTPDPEFERSKERIKLRGDLPSPLDSRAPLRFMKSAVIDDPDADQYNPQLIEVAPGHLVAEHDPYQGVEGLYAKKTEAA; encoded by the coding sequence GTGACCAACCCCATCCTTTCCGTTCGCGACCTGAAGATCGATTTCGACACGCCGGATGGCACTGTCCACGCCGTTAAAGGGACCAGCTTCGATGTGGCGCCGGGTGAATGTCTCGGCATTGTCGGCGAGTCCGGCTCCGGCAAGAGCCAGTCCGCCCTTGCCGCGATGGGCCTGATTGCAGAGAATGGCACCGTTACCGGCTCGATCAATTTCCAGGGCACGGAAATGGTCGGCGCGAAGGCGAAGACACTGCGCCAGATCCGCGGCGCGCAGATGTCGATGATCTTCCAGGACCCGCTGACCTCGCTCACCCCGCACCTCACCGTGGGCGCGCAGATGCGCGAAGTGCTGGCCCTGCACAAGAACATGAAGGGCGACGAAGCCACCAAGCGCTGCGTCGACTGGCTGGAGCAGGTCCGAATTCCCGAAGCCCGTCGCCGCCTCGACCAGTTCCCGCATGAGCTTTCCGGCGGCATGCGCCAGCGCGTGATGGTCGCCATCGCCATGCTCTGCAACCCAAAGCTCCTGCTCGCAGACGAGCCGACCACCGCGCTCGACGTCACGGTACAGGCGCAGGTCCTCGACCTGATGTACGATCTGAAGAAGGACACTGGCACAGGCATCGTCCTGATCACGCACGATATGGGCGTCGTCGCCCGCATGTGCGACCGTGTCATCGTCATGCGCCACGGCGAGATCGTCGAGACGGGCAGCAGCGACGACATCTTCTACAAGCCGCAGCACGAATATACGAAGATGCTGCTCAACGCCGTGCCGCGCATCGACCAGCCAAACCGCGAAGGCCGCCCGAAACTCGGTGAGCCACCTGCCCAGGCTGAAGAGCCAATCGTGAAAGCCCGCGATGTAAAGGTTCAATTTCCGGTCAATGTCGGCGGGGGCCTCTTCGGCAAGACCAAGATGCTGAAAGCGGTCGACGGGGTCTCGTTTGACCTGCGTGCGGGCGAAACGCTGGGCGTGGTCGGCGAGTCCGGTTGCGGCAAGTCCACGCTTGCCCGCGCTGTCCTCAAGCTCGTACCGCAGTCTGCCGGCACTGTCGCATGGATGGGCCGCGACATCACCCAGGCTGGCCGCAAGGAAATGAACAGCTTGCGCGAGGACCTACAGATCGTCTTCCAGGACCCGCTCGCCTCGCTCGACCCGCGCATGACCATCGGCCAGTCCATCGCCGAGCCGCTGACGGTTCACAAGCCGCAAATGTCAAAGGCTGAGCGCGAGAAGATGGTGCGTGACTTCCTGCCCCGCGTCGGTCTGGAGCCCCACCTGATTAACCGCTACCCGCACGAGCTGTCCGGTGGCCAGAACCAGCGCGTCGGCATTGCCCGCGCCATGATCCTGCGGCCCAAGCTGCTCATCTGCGACGAGGCGGTGTCCGCACTCGACGTGTCGGTTCAGGCGCAGGTCGTCGACCTGCTCATCGACCTCCAGAAAGAGTTCGGCCTCGCCATGATCTTCATCAGCCACGACCTCTCGGTCGTGCGCGAGATCAGCCACCGCGTCATGGTGCTTTACCTGGGCAAGGTCGTCGAAGTTGCAGGCCGCACTGCCATCTATGAAGACGCGCGCCATCCTTATACCAAGGCGCTTATCTCTGCTGTGCCGACGCCGGACCCTGAGTTTGAACGCAGCAAGGAGCGCATCAAACTGCGCGGCGACCTGCCGTCACCGCTTGATAGCCGTGCACCGCTGCGTTTCATGAAGTCAGCAGTGATCGATGATCCCGATGCGGACCAGTACAACCCGCAGCTGATCGAAGTCGCGCCCGGCCACCTGGTGGCAGAGCATGACCCCTATCAGGGCGTCGAAGGTCTCTACGCGAAGAAAACCGAAGCGGCCTGA
- a CDS encoding iron-containing alcohol dehydrogenase yields the protein MPVMTFLNTCIFDHGAIQKLPGVLKGHGVSKPFIITDPGIKAAGLLDTVLGALGTEPGGIFSDTVANPTENQAIEVTELYKSAGADGIIALGGGSSMDLSKAVGLLAAHGGPLEKYAAMSGGSKHIGKLDPLIAIPTTAGTGSEVSVGMITTLNNGRKETFASPNLIPPVAICDPDLTLGLPKMMTAATGMDAVTHCIEAILVPASNPPAEGIGYDGLTRAVGDGWLRRAVQDGSDKEARWHMMMASYEGALAFVKGLGSVHALSHAAGRLHEKKLHHGTLNAIFLPHLLRFNDGSADGKYERLRFAMGLKPGADLAEAIEKLNEDIGIPSTLKEIGLDASDGPGVVEYALADLAHRGNAKTATQADYEKIYELALG from the coding sequence ATGCCCGTTATGACATTCCTGAATACCTGCATCTTTGATCATGGGGCGATCCAGAAGCTTCCCGGCGTTCTGAAGGGGCACGGCGTCTCCAAGCCATTCATCATCACTGACCCCGGTATCAAGGCAGCTGGCCTGCTCGACACGGTTCTTGGCGCACTTGGCACTGAGCCGGGCGGTATCTTCTCCGACACGGTCGCCAACCCTACGGAGAACCAGGCCATCGAGGTCACCGAGCTCTACAAGTCGGCGGGCGCGGATGGCATCATCGCGCTCGGCGGTGGCTCTTCCATGGACCTTTCCAAGGCGGTTGGCCTGCTGGCGGCGCATGGCGGGCCGCTCGAGAAGTACGCTGCCATGTCGGGCGGTTCGAAACATATCGGCAAGCTTGACCCGCTGATCGCCATTCCGACGACGGCGGGCACCGGCTCTGAAGTGTCTGTTGGCATGATCACGACGCTGAATAATGGCCGCAAGGAAACCTTCGCTTCGCCGAACCTCATTCCGCCTGTCGCGATCTGCGACCCGGACCTGACGCTTGGCCTGCCGAAGATGATGACGGCTGCGACCGGTATGGATGCGGTCACGCACTGCATCGAGGCGATCCTCGTGCCAGCCTCAAACCCGCCAGCCGAAGGCATCGGTTATGACGGACTGACGCGCGCTGTCGGCGATGGCTGGCTGCGCCGCGCGGTGCAGGACGGCTCTGACAAGGAAGCGCGCTGGCACATGATGATGGCGTCCTATGAAGGCGCGCTTGCGTTTGTGAAGGGCCTTGGCTCCGTGCACGCCCTGTCGCATGCCGCCGGCCGCCTGCATGAGAAGAAGCTGCACCACGGCACGCTGAACGCGATCTTCCTGCCGCACCTATTGCGCTTCAATGATGGCTCGGCCGACGGCAAATATGAGCGCCTGCGCTTTGCGATGGGGCTCAAGCCGGGCGCGGACCTCGCTGAAGCCATCGAGAAGCTGAACGAAGATATCGGTATTCCTTCGACGCTGAAGGAAATCGGGCTCGACGCGTCCGATGGCCCGGGTGTCGTCGAATATGCGCTGGCTGACCTTGCCCACCGCGGCAATGCCAAGACGGCCACGCAGGCCGACTACGAAAAGATATATGAACTCGCCCTTGGCTAG
- the mutM gene encoding bifunctional DNA-formamidopyrimidine glycosylase/DNA-(apurinic or apyrimidinic site) lyase — protein MPELPEVETVRRGLAPVMDGRRIITSELRRPDLRFPFANDFIERTQGKRIERLGRRAKYLVAELETGDALIMHLGMSGRFTITGAGRPGSFHHEITPDAKHDHVVFQMEGGETVTYNDPRRFGFMELWPLSQLDVYPRLAGFGPEPLSNSFSHAWLREALRNKSGPIKSVLLDQRVIAGLGNIYVCEALWRAGISPRRKASTVSGVRAGRLAIAINDVIREAIAAGGSSISDFKAASGELGYFQHTFAVYDREGEPCKNCNAPIRRMVQSGRSSFYCGHCQR, from the coding sequence ATGCCTGAATTGCCCGAAGTAGAGACAGTTCGCCGCGGCCTTGCCCCCGTCATGGATGGCAGGCGCATCATCACGTCAGAGCTGCGCCGCCCTGACCTGCGCTTCCCGTTTGCGAACGACTTTATCGAACGCACGCAAGGCAAGCGGATCGAACGTCTCGGCCGCCGCGCCAAATACCTTGTGGCAGAGCTGGAGACAGGCGACGCGCTCATCATGCACCTTGGCATGTCAGGCCGCTTCACGATCACAGGCGCAGGCCGCCCGGGCAGCTTTCATCACGAGATCACGCCTGACGCCAAGCACGACCATGTCGTCTTCCAGATGGAGGGCGGCGAGACGGTCACCTACAACGACCCGCGCCGCTTCGGTTTCATGGAGCTTTGGCCGCTCTCGCAGCTCGATGTCTATCCTCGCCTTGCAGGCTTTGGGCCTGAGCCACTTTCCAATAGCTTCTCACATGCCTGGCTTCGCGAGGCGCTCAGAAACAAGTCCGGGCCGATCAAGTCCGTCCTGCTGGATCAGCGCGTGATTGCGGGGCTTGGGAATATCTATGTCTGCGAGGCACTCTGGCGGGCAGGGATCAGCCCTCGCCGCAAGGCGTCGACTGTCTCAGGCGTGCGCGCCGGGCGGCTTGCCATTGCCATCAATGACGTCATCCGCGAAGCCATCGCCGCAGGCGGGTCATCCATTTCTGACTTCAAGGCGGCCAGCGGAGAGCTTGGCTATTTCCAGCACACTTTCGCTGTCTATGACCGCGAGGGAGAGCCCTGCAAGAATTGCAACGCCCCGATCAGACGGATGGTCCAGTCGGGGCGCTCAAGCTTCTATTGTGGCCACTGCCAGCGCTAG
- the ubiB gene encoding 2-polyprenylphenol 6-hydroxylase codes for MLKALADYGRLMRAGTALVRHDVILPGEYQTRLPLPARMAGRVLRTFGGRAKGRPGERLASALEKLGPAYIKLGQFLATRPDVFGAETAQDLSRLKDKLEPFSMAEARRILAEEFGQEEAESLFAGLGEPVAAASLAQVHRLETSDGPKAVKILRPGVEQMIYQELRAIRRAARTVERASVESRRLEPVKFTETVATSMEKELDFRLEAGGADQMRSISEKEDWFRVPAVDWDRTAQRVLTIDWVEGIPLTRPEALEQPGLERVALANKITRGFLSHAIGHGVFHADMHEGNILILPDNEVGLVDFGLIGRIGFNERRFLAEILWGFIRRDYQRVAEVHFEAGYVPANQSVGEFAQALRSIGEPIHGKPAEDVYMGRILLQLMDYTRTFGMRLRPELVLLQKTMVQVEGVARSIDPKHDIWKAAEPIVKGWIAQNFGPAGATKLAARQAREVTDRLKRLPHVMDAFEDFLETERARGKEPVRGTGPSVWSLAGLIGLAVIAGFALAQFA; via the coding sequence TTGCTGAAAGCACTTGCTGATTATGGCCGGCTGATGCGCGCAGGCACGGCGCTGGTGCGCCATGACGTTATCCTGCCGGGCGAATACCAGACGCGTCTGCCGCTGCCTGCCCGTATGGCTGGGCGGGTGCTGCGGACGTTTGGAGGGCGCGCAAAGGGGCGTCCGGGCGAGCGGCTTGCGAGCGCGCTGGAAAAGCTTGGGCCGGCCTATATCAAGCTCGGCCAGTTTCTGGCCACGCGGCCCGATGTTTTCGGCGCTGAAACGGCGCAGGACCTGTCGCGCCTCAAGGACAAGCTGGAGCCTTTCAGCATGGCTGAGGCGCGCCGTATTCTCGCAGAAGAGTTTGGCCAGGAAGAAGCTGAAAGCCTTTTCGCAGGCCTAGGTGAGCCTGTCGCTGCTGCGTCGCTCGCGCAGGTGCACCGGCTGGAGACGTCTGACGGGCCGAAGGCAGTTAAGATCCTGCGGCCCGGCGTCGAGCAGATGATCTATCAGGAATTGCGGGCCATCCGCCGCGCGGCGCGAACGGTTGAGCGCGCATCGGTCGAGAGTCGCCGTCTTGAACCGGTCAAGTTTACCGAAACGGTCGCGACATCGATGGAAAAGGAGCTCGACTTCCGTCTGGAAGCAGGCGGCGCCGACCAGATGCGGTCAATCTCCGAGAAGGAAGACTGGTTCCGCGTGCCGGCCGTCGATTGGGACCGCACGGCCCAGCGCGTGCTGACGATTGACTGGGTTGAGGGTATCCCGCTGACCCGTCCTGAAGCGCTGGAACAGCCGGGTCTGGAGCGCGTGGCACTCGCCAACAAGATCACGCGCGGGTTTCTCTCCCACGCCATCGGGCACGGCGTCTTTCATGCGGACATGCATGAAGGCAATATATTGATCCTGCCGGACAATGAGGTCGGCTTGGTGGACTTTGGCCTGATTGGGCGGATTGGCTTCAATGAGCGCCGCTTCCTCGCTGAAATCCTCTGGGGCTTCATCCGGCGCGATTATCAGCGCGTCGCAGAAGTTCATTTCGAGGCGGGCTATGTGCCGGCGAACCAGTCCGTCGGTGAATTTGCGCAGGCGCTGCGCTCCATCGGGGAGCCGATCCACGGCAAGCCTGCTGAAGACGTCTATATGGGCCGCATCCTGCTCCAGCTGATGGACTACACTCGCACCTTCGGCATGCGGTTACGGCCCGAGCTTGTCCTGCTGCAGAAAACCATGGTGCAGGTCGAAGGGGTCGCGCGTTCAATCGACCCGAAGCATGACATCTGGAAAGCGGCAGAGCCGATCGTGAAGGGCTGGATCGCGCAGAATTTCGGGCCTGCCGGGGCGACGAAGCTGGCGGCGCGCCAGGCTCGTGAGGTCACGGACAGGTTGAAGCGCCTGCCGCACGTCATGGATGCCTTCGAAGACTTTCTGGAGACCGAACGGGCACGCGGCAAGGAGCCAGTGCGCGGCACGGGGCCGTCTGTCTGGTCTCTCGCAGGTCTCATTGGACTGGCTGTCATCGCAGGGTTCGCGCTCGCGCAATTCGCGTAA
- the ubiE gene encoding bifunctional demethylmenaquinone methyltransferase/2-methoxy-6-polyprenyl-1,4-benzoquinol methylase UbiE: MTDDLKTDKTVSFGFEEVSPEEKVSRVKGVFASVASRYDVMNDLMSAGVHRLWKHDTIAKLNPQPGEKLLDVAGGTGDLAKAFIDRADKAGRRRQNDAQASAIVCDINEAMLNAGRARRDMAAYHDRLDWVCGDAQALPFEARTFDALTIAFGIRNVADRAAALSEFRRVLKPGGRLAVLEFSHMTAPSLQKMYDAYSFGVIPKLGEVVASDRESYQYLVESIRRFPKQEEFRKELDTAGFSAVSVTNFSGGIAALHYGWAV, encoded by the coding sequence ATGACAGATGATTTGAAGACAGACAAGACGGTAAGCTTCGGCTTTGAAGAAGTCTCGCCCGAGGAAAAAGTCTCGCGCGTGAAAGGCGTCTTCGCGTCGGTCGCAAGCCGCTATGACGTGATGAATGACCTCATGTCCGCGGGCGTTCACCGGCTATGGAAGCATGACACGATTGCCAAGCTGAACCCCCAGCCCGGTGAGAAGCTGCTCGATGTGGCGGGTGGGACCGGTGACCTCGCAAAGGCCTTTATCGACCGCGCCGACAAGGCGGGGCGTCGTCGCCAGAATGACGCGCAAGCCAGCGCGATTGTCTGCGATATCAATGAAGCCATGCTGAATGCTGGCCGAGCGCGCCGCGACATGGCGGCCTATCACGATCGCCTCGACTGGGTGTGCGGTGATGCGCAGGCGCTGCCGTTCGAGGCACGCACTTTTGACGCGCTGACCATCGCTTTCGGGATCCGAAATGTTGCTGACCGGGCAGCTGCGCTGTCGGAGTTTCGCCGCGTCCTGAAACCGGGTGGGCGTCTCGCCGTGCTGGAGTTCAGCCATATGACCGCGCCGTCACTGCAGAAGATGTATGACGCTTACAGTTTCGGCGTCATCCCGAAGCTCGGCGAGGTCGTCGCCAGCGACCGGGAGTCCTACCAGTATCTGGTTGAATCCATCCGCCGGTTTCCCAAGCAGGAAGAGTTCAGAAAAGAATTGGACACAGCCGGTTTCTCGGCTGTGTCCGTGACCAACTTTTCAGGTGGTATCGCCGCACTCCACTACGGATGGGCGGTTTGA